Proteins found in one Methylobacterium sp. CB376 genomic segment:
- a CDS encoding sensor histidine kinase, giving the protein MRINKALATLIDARLAGLVHDSVSEESGERGRHERFLISRLATGAVSMALLPPYLLWRGVPSLLEAGVAVCLMLPVVAAFLLARTGRLTPAHALSAAAHAGFIVCLAQLTGGPVSAATLWLALIPIEALMAGTHRAAIAAAGIAAAAAVAIACLDPPAEPPLAWSAALAMPVFAVTAICHVLSLALEFRRREGSWNDRLQQASARNALLLDVIDDLVTWHDRGGGVVQASRGALRLAGAAPQTLLGRGLLGRIHVQDRPAFLKAISDAGSLDGPVTVQVRLHTDLAASGEAGRVIWVEMRAHRVPPGARAGAPHHSAVVAVTRDVSEQRRHAEEMEQARAEAERADAVKSRFLAVVSHELRTPLNAIIGFSEMLSAEANLALPPERQREYAAIIHGSGRHLLEVVNALLDLTKIQSGSFDFAPEPFDLRALVNGCCDLMQLRADQGGIELMRDVPRDLPELTADPRACRQMLINLLSNAVKFTPRGGRITVAVRAIYDRIEMSVTDTGVGIAEADLPRLGDPFFQAGDSAAYARMHEGTGLGLSVVRGLVGLHDGELLLESSVARGTRVVVVLPLDCRGGPRSGGPVPIRTAPLAEPGAVPLLRAS; this is encoded by the coding sequence GTGCGTATCAACAAGGCCTTGGCGACCCTGATCGACGCCCGCCTCGCGGGCCTCGTGCACGACTCCGTCTCGGAGGAATCCGGCGAGCGGGGCCGCCACGAGCGTTTCCTGATCTCGCGCCTGGCGACCGGCGCGGTGAGCATGGCGCTGCTGCCCCCCTACCTGCTCTGGCGGGGGGTGCCGTCGCTGCTGGAGGCGGGCGTCGCCGTCTGCCTCATGCTGCCGGTGGTGGCGGCCTTCCTGCTCGCCCGGACGGGGCGGCTGACCCCGGCGCACGCCCTCTCGGCCGCGGCCCATGCGGGCTTCATCGTCTGCCTCGCGCAGCTCACCGGGGGTCCGGTCTCGGCCGCGACGCTCTGGCTCGCGCTGATCCCGATCGAGGCGCTGATGGCCGGCACCCACCGGGCCGCCATCGCGGCGGCCGGGATCGCGGCGGCGGCGGCGGTCGCGATCGCCTGCCTGGACCCGCCCGCGGAACCCCCGCTCGCCTGGTCGGCGGCCCTGGCGATGCCGGTCTTCGCCGTCACGGCGATCTGCCACGTGCTCTCCCTGGCGCTCGAATTCCGGCGTCGCGAGGGCAGCTGGAACGACCGCCTCCAGCAGGCCTCGGCGCGCAACGCCCTGCTCCTCGACGTCATCGACGACCTCGTGACCTGGCACGACCGCGGCGGCGGCGTGGTCCAGGCGAGCCGCGGGGCGCTGCGCCTGGCCGGGGCGGCGCCGCAGACGCTCCTCGGCCGCGGCCTCCTCGGCCGGATCCACGTCCAGGACCGGCCGGCCTTCCTGAAGGCGATCAGCGACGCGGGCAGCCTCGACGGGCCGGTGACCGTGCAGGTGCGCCTGCACACCGACCTCGCAGCCTCGGGCGAGGCGGGCCGGGTGATCTGGGTCGAGATGCGCGCCCACCGGGTGCCGCCCGGCGCGCGGGCCGGCGCCCCCCACCACAGCGCCGTGGTGGCGGTGACCCGCGACGTGTCCGAGCAGCGCCGCCACGCGGAGGAGATGGAGCAGGCCCGCGCCGAGGCGGAGCGCGCCGACGCGGTCAAGAGCCGCTTCCTCGCGGTGGTCAGCCACGAGTTGCGCACCCCGCTCAACGCGATCATCGGCTTCTCCGAGATGCTCTCGGCCGAGGCCAACCTCGCCCTGCCGCCGGAGCGGCAGCGCGAATACGCGGCGATCATCCACGGCTCCGGCCGGCACCTCCTGGAGGTCGTGAACGCGCTCCTCGACCTCACCAAGATCCAGAGCGGCAGCTTCGACTTCGCGCCGGAACCGTTCGACCTGCGCGCCCTGGTCAACGGCTGCTGCGACCTGATGCAGCTGCGCGCCGACCAGGGCGGCATCGAGCTGATGCGCGACGTCCCCCGCGACCTGCCGGAACTCACGGCGGATCCGCGCGCCTGCCGCCAGATGCTGATCAACCTGCTGTCGAACGCCGTGAAGTTCACGCCGCGGGGCGGGCGGATCACGGTCGCGGTGAGGGCGATCTACGACCGCATCGAGATGTCCGTCACCGATACCGGCGTCGGCATCGCGGAGGCCGACCTGCCGCGGCTGGGCGATCCGTTCTTCCAGGCGGGCGACTCGGCGGCCTATGCGCGGATGCACGAGGGCACGGGGCTCGGGCTCTCCGTGGTGCGGGGCCTCGTCGGCCTGCACGACGGCGAACTGCTGCTCGAGAGCTCGGTCGCCCGCGGCACCCGCGTGGTGGTGGTGCTGCCGCTCGACTGCCGCGGCGGGCCGCGCAGCGGCGGCCCGGTGCCGATCCGCACCGCCCCCCTCGCCGAGCCCGGCGCCGTGCCGCTGCTGCGCGCGAGCTGA
- a CDS encoding heavy-metal-associated domain-containing protein: protein MAHQGQQPGGGERVELLMQVEGMTCGGCVEAVTRALRRLDPEAAVAVDLGQGRVSVTTDAQALDVAQALARAGYEARAMTG, encoded by the coding sequence ATGGCGCATCAGGGACAGCAGCCCGGCGGGGGCGAGCGCGTGGAACTGCTGATGCAGGTGGAGGGAATGACCTGCGGCGGCTGCGTCGAGGCCGTCACCCGGGCGCTGCGGCGGCTCGACCCCGAGGCGGCGGTCGCGGTCGATCTCGGCCAGGGCCGGGTGAGCGTCACCACGGACGCGCAGGCCCTCGACGTGGCGCAGGCGCTGGCCCGGGCCGGCTACGAGGCCCGCGCCATGACGGGCTGA